CAATGGAAGTACTGACTCTGGATTTAGGCCTGCTTCAGTCGGGAGCCAGTGTGAAAGGTGAGTTTGAAAATCGCCTTCAGGGAATAATGAAAGAGATAGCCTGCGCCCCACGACCGATCATTTTATTTATTGACGAAGCCCATACGCTGATTGGTGCTGGCGGCCAGGCAGGGCAAAACGATGCAGCCAATCTGCTCAAACCTGCCCTTGCTCGCGGGGAACTGCGCGTGGTAGCCGCAACAACCTGGATGGAGTATAAAAAATATTTCGAAAAAGATGCTGCCCTGACCCGTCGATTCCAGCTGGTAAAAGTGACGGAACCCGGTATCGAAAGTGCCACCGCTATGTTACGTGCCATTGCACCAGCAATGTCACGCCACCATGGTGTACAGATCCTGGAAAGCGCTATCCATGCTGCCGTAACTCTCTCGAGCCGATATATCTCAGGGCGACAACTGCCAGACAAATCGGTCAGTCTACTCGATACCGCTTGTGCCCGCGTCGCGGTTTCCCAGTCTCATAAACCCAAAGAAATTGAGGATATCGATGCCCTGCTAAGCAATCTGTATACCGAACGAGACTCGCTGATTAAGGAGGGGCTACATGATAAACGTCTGGAACAACTGCTGCAGCGGGAAAGCGAACTCATCAGTGACCTCGCCAGCCTTCAGCCCCAGTGGGAGAAGCAAAAAAACCTGGTACAGGCAACTGCGGCAAAGCAATGATGCCAAATTAACAGCTCAATGGCGCAGTGAGCTCACGCAACTTCATCAGACCAGAGCACTGGTATTTGACTGCGTGGATGCAACCTGCATCGCTGATGTTGTGTCTTCCTGGACCGGGGTGCCACTCGGGCGCATGGTTGAAAATGAACAGCAACAGCTGAGCGAACTGCTTCAACGTCTTGAACAACGGGTGGTCGGTCAGCGTCACGCGCTCTCCACAATTGCGACACAAATTCGCATCAACCGAGCCAATATGAGCGATCCACTAAAACCTACCGGGGTATACATGCTGGCGGGCCCTTCGGGAGTCGGAAAAACTGAGACGGCCTTGGTTCTGGCTGGGCTACTTTATGGCGGCGAACAAAGTCTGGTGACGATCAACATGTCAGAATATCAGGAAGCGCACAGCGTCTCTGGTCTGAAAGGTTCTCCCCCGGGCT
This genomic stretch from Buttiauxella agrestis harbors:
- a CDS encoding AAA family ATPase is translated as MSHYLKQIVQKLTTESRANLDAAISMAISRTHHEVDIEHLLLSVITQNSSLMETLCLSAGLAPDALLGATQQTLNTLRSGNSRAPVFSAGLVDWLEKAWLHASIHWEQVSLTPSVLLASILDENAFPDLAPSVREALTCDRSKADQILLNVGKTALDATLPGAEQAGTALSKFTRNLSAQARTGELDPVLGREPEIRQMIDILLRRRQNNPILTGEPGVGKTALVEGLALRIAAGTVPDILKPMEVLTLDLGLLQSGASVKGEFENRLQGIMKEIACAPRPIILFIDEAHTLIGAGGQAGQNDAANLLKPALARGELRVVAATTWMEYKKYFEKDAALTRRFQLVKVTEPGIESATAMLRAIAPAMSRHHGVQILESAIHAAVTLSSRYISGRQLPDKSVSLLDTACARVAVSQSHKPKEIEDIDALLSNLYTERDSLIKEGLHDKRLEQLLQRESELISDLASLQPQWEKQKNLVQATAAKQ